A window of Halomonas sp. H10-9-1 contains these coding sequences:
- the ltnD gene encoding L-threonate dehydrogenase, translated as MSQLKHGLKIGVIGLGAMGKGTALALHERGLDVVGCDITEQARQAFAAGGGRSVALPSRLAECHVVVVLVVNAHQVESVLFGEQGVAWHLAPGSLVIQCATVAPAFARELGARLGGLGLSMLDAPVSGGAAKARSGELSVMASGDHGAFEKAEPVLEAMATTVYRLGESAGVGSSMKLVNQLLAGVHIATAAEAMALGIRLGLDPETVYEVITHSAGNSWMFENRVPHILKGDYTPLSAVDIFVKDLNLVHETGRDLALPTPVASSALQQFTAARGAGFGREDDAAVIKVYQRLSGIDLPAAANDPQGA; from the coding sequence GTGAGCCAACTAAAGCATGGCCTGAAAATCGGCGTGATCGGCCTGGGTGCCATGGGCAAAGGCACCGCACTGGCGCTTCATGAGCGCGGCCTCGATGTCGTGGGCTGCGACATCACCGAACAGGCCCGTCAGGCCTTCGCCGCCGGTGGTGGGCGCAGCGTTGCGCTGCCCTCTCGTCTGGCCGAATGCCATGTCGTGGTGGTGCTGGTGGTCAATGCTCACCAGGTCGAGTCGGTGCTGTTCGGTGAGCAGGGAGTGGCGTGGCACCTGGCGCCGGGGAGCCTGGTGATCCAGTGCGCCACCGTTGCCCCCGCCTTCGCCCGTGAACTGGGGGCGCGCTTGGGAGGCCTGGGGCTGTCGATGCTGGATGCTCCCGTCAGCGGTGGCGCCGCCAAGGCACGCAGCGGTGAGCTGTCGGTGATGGCCTCCGGTGACCATGGCGCCTTCGAGAAGGCCGAACCCGTTCTGGAGGCCATGGCCACCACCGTCTACCGCCTGGGCGAAAGCGCGGGTGTCGGCTCCAGCATGAAGCTGGTCAACCAGTTGCTCGCCGGGGTCCATATCGCCACCGCCGCGGAGGCGATGGCGCTTGGCATCCGCCTCGGGCTCGATCCCGAGACGGTGTACGAGGTCATCACCCACTCGGCGGGCAACTCCTGGATGTTCGAGAATCGGGTCCCTCACATCCTCAAGGGGGACTACACGCCGCTCTCGGCCGTCGACATCTTCGTCAAGGATCTCAACCTGGTGCACGAGACCGGGCGGGACCTGGCGCTGCCCACACCGGTGGCGTCCAGCGCGCTTCAGCAGTTCACGGCGGCCAGGGGCGCCGGTTTCGGGCGCGAGGACGATGCCGCGGTGATCAAGGTCTACCAGCGCCTTTCGGGGATCGACCTGCCCGCCGCTGCCAATGATCCGCAGGGGGCCTGA
- a CDS encoding LacI family DNA-binding transcriptional regulator, with protein MSKQSPRPRHRKGSDQPTLAQVADMAGVSSITASRALNAPERVNDATRQRVLDAMDRLGYVPNLVAGSLASSRSRFIAVIVPSLVNTVFIEVIKGLQSTFEAAGYQILLGNTDYDIEREHRLVRTFLGWSCSALVTAGLRHTDACRKLLKDCDRPVMEVMELGEALDLNVGFDHREAGRAMARHLVDKGYRRPLFVGARLEDDYRAQMRYHGHAEILEAAGIRPRVLELDRLGSLEAGATGLERARREAPEADAIHFANDDLASGALLHALRLGIGVPDDVAIAGFNGLPLGQFITPRLTTIQSPRDTIGRLAAQELLKRLEGKRVTRRQHDVGFELVEGDST; from the coding sequence ATGTCTAAACAATCGCCTCGACCACGTCACCGCAAGGGGTCGGATCAGCCCACCCTGGCTCAGGTCGCTGACATGGCCGGGGTCTCCTCGATCACGGCATCCCGGGCATTGAATGCCCCGGAGCGGGTCAATGACGCGACGCGTCAGCGTGTGCTGGATGCCATGGATCGCCTGGGCTATGTCCCCAACCTCGTGGCGGGTAGCCTCGCCTCCTCGCGTTCACGCTTCATCGCCGTCATCGTGCCATCGCTGGTCAACACGGTGTTCATCGAGGTGATCAAGGGCTTGCAGTCCACCTTCGAGGCGGCGGGCTACCAGATCCTGCTGGGTAACACGGATTACGATATCGAGCGCGAGCACCGACTGGTCAGGACCTTCCTGGGCTGGTCCTGCTCTGCACTGGTCACCGCCGGGCTTCGCCATACCGATGCCTGCCGCAAGCTCCTGAAAGACTGCGACCGCCCGGTGATGGAGGTGATGGAGCTGGGCGAGGCCCTTGACCTCAACGTGGGGTTCGACCATAGGGAGGCAGGACGCGCCATGGCGCGCCACCTGGTCGACAAGGGGTATCGGCGCCCGCTCTTCGTGGGTGCCAGGCTAGAAGACGACTATCGGGCACAGATGCGCTATCACGGCCATGCCGAGATCTTGGAGGCGGCCGGCATTCGCCCAAGGGTGCTGGAGCTCGACCGGCTGGGCAGCCTGGAAGCGGGAGCCACCGGTCTCGAGCGGGCAAGGCGCGAGGCCCCCGAGGCCGATGCGATCCATTTTGCCAACGACGACCTCGCCAGCGGCGCCCTCCTCCACGCCCTGCGGCTCGGTATAGGGGTGCCGGATGACGTGGCGATCGCGGGCTTCAATGGCCTCCCGCTCGGGCAGTTCATTACCCCGCGCCTGACCACCATCCAGTCACCCCGGGATACCATCGGCCGACTGGCGGCGCAGGAACTCCTCAAGCGTCTGGAAGGCAAGCGTGTCACCCGTCGTCAGCATGATGTCGGGTTCGAGCTGGTGGAGGGAGACAGTACCTGA
- a CDS encoding glycine zipper 2TM domain-containing protein, with product MNRTQRLTLGALAVSLMLGLAACSGMSTQDRNTALGAGAGAVGGSILTGGSTAGTIGGAVVGGVIGHQVDDD from the coding sequence ATGAACAGGACGCAAAGATTGACGCTTGGTGCATTGGCGGTATCCCTTATGCTGGGCCTCGCGGCGTGCTCCGGGATGTCGACGCAGGACAGGAACACTGCCCTCGGTGCGGGTGCCGGTGCCGTCGGTGGCTCGATCCTGACGGGCGGCAGCACGGCCGGTACCATCGGCGGTGCCGTGGTTGGCGGCGTTATCGGCCACCAGGTCGATGATGACTGA